A part of Candidatus Woesearchaeota archaeon genomic DNA contains:
- a CDS encoding RNA-binding protein, translating to MTEKLSCNSCKMDIANNPGNVSFKCPNCGKYTVIRCKHCREIVAKYKCAECGFEGPN from the coding sequence ATGACAGAAAAACTATCATGCAATTCATGTAAAATGGATATAGCAAATAATCCTGGCAACGTATCGTTTAAATGCCCAAACTGCGGTAAATACACAGTTATAAGATGTAAACATTGCAGGGAAATTGTTGCGAAATACAAATGCGCAGAATGCGGATTTGAAGGTCCAAACTAA
- a CDS encoding elongation factor 1-beta: protein MANAIITLKIMPISPNVDLTKLEMQVKDKIKTFSGETQTKTEIEPIAFGLNALKIIFVMDESRGSTEPLEKEIETIKNVNSVTVTDVRRALG from the coding sequence ATGGCAAACGCAATAATTACACTAAAAATTATGCCTATAAGTCCCAACGTAGATTTAACTAAATTAGAAATGCAAGTTAAAGACAAGATTAAAACATTCAGTGGGGAAACTCAGACTAAAACCGAAATTGAACCTATCGCTTTCGGTTTAAACGCTTTAAAAATTATATTTGTTATGGATGAATCACGAGGCTCAACAGAACCGCTTGAAAAAGAGATTGAAACTATTAAAAATGTAAACTCTGTAACAGTAACTGATGTCAGAAGAGCACTGGGTTAA
- a CDS encoding cation:proton antiporter, whose translation MIENILLILLLLIITAKLLGGFFDKIGLEATLGELLAGLIFGPSILNWIHAESIEPFAIIGSVLILFVAGLKQEHIEEIYENTHALRLGIGLLILLMIIMSFFFYHIPQYFGINFDATQAIVLGLAFAIIDVGVPAKVLLSKKLMDGPVGKMTISSAIINIVLGLSFFTVITLFMNPLLEATILKVGGFLLFLGVAFGLVYFLSKITKFVLKMHIEESEFSLALVLVLALAYFTEVIGFSSVLGAFIAGVLVAKMPFADTRSFTDKIKSVSFGLFIPLFFVWFGLEIDLVEIWNNLGLSVLIFLTYASIRFISTYIYLRKVGLKMSGIISSSMLCVDVESLVILMIAIQLGIFTTNLPLILFAPSVFLGTFFIISLIGIFSKFEIKKKKVKAQIGF comes from the coding sequence ATGATAGAAAATATTTTATTAATATTGTTGCTCCTAATAATTACTGCAAAATTATTGGGCGGATTTTTTGATAAGATAGGGTTAGAAGCAACTTTAGGTGAACTTCTTGCGGGGTTAATTTTTGGACCCTCAATCTTAAATTGGATACATGCTGAATCTATCGAACCATTTGCAATTATTGGCTCTGTATTAATTTTGTTTGTTGCAGGGTTAAAACAAGAGCATATCGAAGAAATTTATGAAAACACGCACGCTCTAAGGTTAGGTATAGGTTTATTAATTTTATTAATGATTATAATGAGTTTTTTCTTCTATCATATCCCCCAATATTTTGGCATTAATTTTGATGCAACACAAGCAATTGTATTAGGTTTAGCATTTGCAATTATTGATGTTGGTGTGCCAGCTAAAGTTTTGCTGTCAAAAAAGTTAATGGATGGTCCAGTTGGTAAGATGACTATTTCATCTGCAATAATAAATATTGTTTTAGGTTTATCATTTTTTACTGTAATTACCTTATTTATGAATCCTTTATTGGAAGCGACTATATTAAAAGTAGGTGGATTTTTATTATTTTTGGGTGTTGCTTTTGGGTTGGTTTATTTTTTATCAAAGATCACAAAATTTGTGTTAAAAATGCATATTGAAGAGTCTGAATTTTCATTGGCTTTAGTATTAGTTTTAGCGTTAGCATATTTCACTGAAGTCATTGGATTTTCATCAGTGCTTGGCGCTTTTATTGCCGGAGTTTTGGTTGCTAAAATGCCATTTGCTGATACAAGAAGCTTTACTGATAAAATTAAATCAGTATCTTTCGGTTTGTTCATCCCATTATTTTTTGTATGGTTCGGTCTAGAAATAGATTTGGTTGAGATATGGAATAATTTAGGTTTATCTGTTTTAATTTTTTTAACCTATGCAAGTATTCGTTTTATATCTACATATATTTATCTGAGAAAAGTTGGTTTGAAAATGTCCGGGATTATCAGTTCTTCAATGTTATGTGTAGATGTAGAAAGTTTAGTAATTTTGATGATAGCAATCCAGTTAGGGATATTTACAACTAATCTTCCTTTGATATTGTTTGCGCCATCTGTTTTTTTGGGCACATTTTTTATTATTTCATTAATAGGGATATTTTCAAAGTTTGAAATCAAGAAAAAGAAAGTTAAAGCCCAAATAGGATTTTAA